The DNA segment CTCGGTCTAGAGTCGCGCCGTCGGACCGGGGTCAGCGAGACGAAACTCCTGGCGGTTCGCGGCCGCCGCGACCGAACAGTCGCTCGGACACGCGTTCGAGAAAGTGGAGTGTCCTCCGGAGGATTTTCGGTTCGTTGCGGTAGTCGAAACTGCGTTCGTCCAGCCATCGCCGCATCCGTCTGGCCCCGTCCGCCCGGTCGATGCCGACCCGTCGCGCGTGTTCGACGGGGTGGCGGAGCCAGTTGTACTCGGTGTGGGCGTAGATGTCGACGGTGCCGGACGACCGAGCGCAGAGGATGACGCGGAGTTGTCGTTCGGCCAGCGTAGAGGGACGGTACGTCCAACTCCCGCTGGGCCGGTTGTCCATCGGCGTCCGGTGGTAGAGGCTGCACGGCGCCCACGAGAACCCGGCGTCCTGTAGCTTCGCTTCGAGTTCCGAGAGCGAACAGCGGACGGTGCCGGCGTACTCGGTCGGCCGGACGTGGTAGTCGGGTTGGCCGAGCAACCTGGCGAGTCGATTTATCCACGGGCCGACCGCCTGCCGAACCCGATACGGAATGCCCGGACGTCGGTCGCCGTCGGAGTCGGTCATACGACGACCGTACGAGCGGAATCGCTACCAAAGTGTTGCCCGATAGCCGTTCGATTTCGTCGCCGTGAGGAGTTCGTCCGGAGAAAGCGGAGTCAGTCGGCGTTCGGTGCGGCGGCGTTCGTCGCGTTCGAATCGGCGGGGGCGTTCGAGTCGGCGGGAGCGTCCGAATCGGTCCCGAAGTTGTACGGGTGGGGCGACCGGAGTGCGGCGATGAGACTCCACATGATGCCTGTGAGCATCGACCCGACCGCCGACATCGTCATGCCGAGCGTGAGGAAGGCCGTGCCGTAGATGAAGCCGATGGTGGCGGAGGGGAGGGCCGTGCCGAGCGGAACGTTGGCCATCGAGTCTCGGAGGGTCGGGACGAGGACGATTAGCGAGAAGATGCTTCCACAGAGGAAGACGGCGTCTTGCCAGATCATCGTTCGAACACCTGTGCGGTGGGGGAGTAGGGCGGGATTTCGTTCATCGACGTATCGTAGCGGACCCGTTCATAAAAAGTTTACTCACTACCGAGTAAACAATTCGTTACAGTTCAGCCCGATAACAGTCCCCACGGTTCAAGCACTCACGAACGCCGCGCCTCCGTTCCGTCTTCCGCCCGTATTTCGCCGTTACGCCGGCCGTTCGGCCCGGTGCGCTCGCGGACCGAAAATCCGAGCGAGCGACCGCACGTGGTCGATTCGAGCCGAGTTATGGCCCCCATTCCCGTCGGTGCGGACACGGTTTCGACCCTCCCGGAGCGTTCGACGGGCGACGGCGCGAGGCGAACCGGGGCGACGGAAACGCTTTTGTCACCGCCGCGAACACTGGCGGCCGTGCGAGTCGTACACGACGACGGGCAGTTCGAGGAGACGCTGGCGACCGACGTGGACACCGCCGATTCGTTCCTCTCGCAGGCCCGCGGGCTGATGTTCAGGCGCTCGATTCCCGACGACTACGCGCTGGTCTTCCGGTTCGACGGTGTCGGCAGTCGGGACGTCCACATGGTGTTCGTCCCGTTCGCGCTCGACGTGCTGTGGCTCTGCGACGAGGAGGTCCAGCGCGTCGAGCGCCTGGCCCCCTGGACCGGGATGGCGAAGGCGGAGGCCGACCGGCTCATTGAACTTCCGGCCGGGAGCGCGGACGGCGTGAAAGTCGGCGACGAAGTCCGGGTGGAGTGACCCCCTTCCGGGTCCGACAGACCCGCCTGTCACAAAGACCCTTTTAACCCCGTCCCGGCGAGACGTGCTGGCGTGGTTTCGCATGACCCGTGACCGATTTATTCGGGGGCTCCCCCGATAACCCCACTCTCCAAGACCGCGACGTACAGCTTCTGGACACCACGCTCCGCGACGGCGAACAGGCGCCCGGCGTCTCCATCTCGCCCGAGGAGAAGGCCGAGGTAGCGACCGCGCTCGACCGCGCGGGCGTCTCGGTGATCGAGGCCGGCAGCGCCTGCACCGGCGACGGCGAGCGCGACGCCATCCGGCGCGTGACCGACCTCGACCTCGACGCCAAGGTCACCAGTTTCGCCCGCGGCGTCGAGTCGGACGTCGACCTCGCGCTCGACTGCGACGTCGACGGCATCGGCCTCGTCGTCCCGGCCAGCGACCGCCACGTCGAGGGCAAGGTCGGCACCTCCCGGTCGGCGGTGGTCGAGAACACCGTCGACCTGGTCGAGTACGCCCGCGACCACGGCCTCTGGGTCGAGGTGCTCGGCGAGGACGGCTCGCGGGCCGACCTCGACTTCCTCGAACGACTCGCGCGGGCGTCCCACGACGCCGGCGCCGACCGCTTCTGCTACTGCGACACGGTCGGCCACGCCGGGCCGGAGCACACCCGCGAGGCCGTCTCGCGGCTGGCGGAACTCGGCCCGACGAGCACCCACACCCACGACGACCTGGGGCTCGCGGTGACCAACGCGCTGGTGAGCGTCGGGGCGGGCGCCGACCTCGTCCACGCCACCGTCAACGGCGTCGGCGAGCGCGCGGGCAACGTCGCGCTCGAAGAGGTCGCCATCGCGCTCTCGCACTGCTACGGCGTCGACCCGGTCGAGACGACCGAACTCTACGACCTCGCCCAGACGGTGGCGCGCGCGACCGACGTGCCGCTCGCGCCGAACAAGGCAGTGGTCGGCGAGAACGCCTTCGCCCACGAGAGCGGCATCCACACCGACGGCACGCTCAAGGACGAGGAGATGTACGAGCCCTACCCGCCCGAGAAGGTGGGTCGGGAGCGACGCCTCGTCCTCGGCAAGCACACCGGCCGGGCGGGCGCGAAGGCCGCGCTCGACGAACACGGCGTGGACGTCACCGACGACGAACTCCGCGAGGTCGTCGAGCGCGTCCAGCGACTCGCCGAGGGCGGCAAGCGCGTGACCGACGCCGACCTGCTCGCGGTGGCCGAGGACGTCCAGGGCCGGACCCGCGAGAACGACCGCCGGGTCGAACTGCTCGAACTCACCGCGACCAGCGGCGGCCGGACGCCGACGGCGGGGGTCCGCCTCGCGGTCGACGGCGAAGAGCGGGTCGCCAGCGGCACCGGCGACGGGCCGGTCGACGCCGCGGTGGCGGCGGTCCGCCAGGCGCTCGGCGGCGCGACCGACGCCCGCCTCGAATCGTACCACGTCGACGCCATCACCGGCGGCACCGACGCCGTCGTCACCGTCGAGGTGGAGATGGCGCTCGGCGACCGGTCGGTGACCGCCGCGTCGAGCGACGGCGACATCACCCGCGCGAGCGTCACCGCGATGGTCGAGGCGCTCGACCGACTGCTCGCGGCCGCCGACTCCGACCCGGTCGTCGCCGACGACTGACTCGGCGGCGCCGAGTCAGTCGTCCGCAAGTTAGTCGTCGGCGGTAGACCGCCCGCTGCCCGCTCACGGGCGGTGGGCCGTCCCGTCGCTACCTTCTCTACCGTTTATCCGCTCGCGGCCCGACCGTACTTCCGTGAGTGTCCTCGACAGCGTTCGGAAACCGCGAGACGACGGACCGCGCTGGCTCGTCCTGCTCGGCTGTATCGTCTGCTGTGAACTCGCCGGCGTCGTCCCATCACTGCTGACCGCCCGGGACGTGGCGACGTGGTATCCGACGCTCGCCAAGCCGTGGTTCACGCCGCCGAGTTGGGTGTTCGGCCCGGTCTGGACGACGCTGTACTTCCTGATGGGAGTGGCGCTGTACCTCGTCTGGCGGCGCGCCGAGAGCCGAGCGCGCCGGACCGCGCTGGTCCTCTTCGCCGTCCAGTTGGCGCTGAACGCGGCGTGGACGCTGGTGTTCTTCGGCGCGCGCGAAATCCTCGGTGGCCTCGTTGTCATCCTGGCGCTGCTGGCGGTGCTCGTCGCCACCGTCGCGGCCTTCGCCCGCGTCGACCGGCGGGCGGGCGCGTTGCTGGTTCCCTACGCTCTGTGGGTCGGTTTCGCGACGCTCCTGAACGTCGGCATCTGGCGGCTCAACTGACCCGGTCGCACGTTCGGCCCGTTCGTCGCGGCGACGACGCCGAACGCCCGGCGAAACGAGGAGATAACCCGAATCGGCGCCGGTACCCGCCGGGCAGGTTGCTCCTGACGCCGCGTTATTCGGTCGCTAACAGACTGTCGTACCGACGATAATCTGTTTTTCGAGCCTATAACAAAGGCGTGTCACCCCGTCTCACCGTGCGTGTCGAACAGCTCGCTCTCGGATAGCTACGTCGGCGGGACCGGTCGGTACGCCCTCGGGTCGAACCGCCTCGCGCTGCTCACGCTGCTGGTCGCCGGGAAGGCCCTCGACGCCGTGAGCACGATTACCGTCCTGTCCATCCGCGACGACGTCTACGAGTCGATGTGGTTGACCCGGACGCTGATGCAGGAACTGGGGATGGTGACCGGCGTCCTCGTTACGGTCGTTCTCGCGGTGGTCGGGGTGGCGCTCCTGGCCGAGAGCGGCGAACTCGTCTCGACGCTGGTGCCGGACTCGTGGGCACCCGACGCCTACGCCCCGGCGTTCCGAGTCGTCACGTACAGTTCGGCGGCCGTGTGGTACGGCTTCCTCGGGGTCCACAACTTCATGCTACTGTTCTAGGAATTCCCCGCCGCAGACGTGTCGAACTTCCAATCTATTTGGGAACGGTCCGCGAACCCCCGACGACTCATGACACCCAGTGTGCTCCGTCCGAAGACGCGGCCCGCGAGTTCGCCGCGAGGTTCGGCGACCGGGCGTTCGCCGACGCGACCGAACTGCTCACCGAGGACGGTCGCGAGCGCGTCGCCGAGTCGTACCCCGCCGAGTTCCGGGACGGCTCGCTCACGGCCGAGGACGCCCTCGAACGGTACTGGTGGGGCCTCTACGGCCAGCACGGCGACTTCGAGGGAATTGGGGATGTCTCCGAGGACGGTGACGTGGCGGTCGAGTTCGAGTTCGCAAACGGTCGCGAGACGGCCGCCGTCGACGTCGACGAGGGCGGTGTCGCCGGCCTCTCGTTCTCCCCTGAGTACGAGGTCCCCGACTACGTCGACCACGAGAGGTTCGCCGAGCGCGAGGTGACGATAGACGCCGAGGACGTGAGCCTGGGCGGCGTGCTCGCGGTGCCCGAGGGCGACGGACCGTTCCCGGGCGTCGTGCTGGTTCACGGTCACGGCATCCACGACCCCGACGGCACCGCCGGTGCGACGAAGATACTCAAGGACCTGGCGTGGGGGCTCGCGAGCGACGGAATCGCCTCGCTCAGGTACGAAAAGCGCCTCTACGAACACGAAGTGGCCGACGAGGACTACACGCTCGACGCCGTCGTCACCGACGACGCGGTGGTCGCGGCGTCCGAACTCGCCGCCGCCGACGAGGTGGACGCCGACGCCGTGTTCGTCGCGGGGCACAGTCAGGGCGGAATGTGCGCCCCTCGAATCGCCGACCGGTACGGGGACGCCGCGGGGGTCGTGATGTTCGACCCGCCGGCCGACCCGATCGTCGACCCCGACGACGACCTGACGTGGCTTCGGTACGGCATGGAACCGGACGGCGACCTCGACGCGGAACAGGAGGCGGAACTCGAGGCCCGACGCGAGACGTTTCGGCGCATCGCCGACGCCGACATCGACCCCGACGACACCGTCTTGGGCATGCCCGGCGCGTGGCACCTCAGCCAGCACGACTGCGACCCGGTCGCCACCGCGGGCGACCTCGACGCTCCCGCGTTCGTCCTGAAGACCGGACGAACCGACGAGGAGACGCAGTCGGAACTCTCCGAGTCCCTTCGCCAGCGATTCGAGGAGTGGCGGGTCGCGGACCTCCCGGACGGTAGCCGAACCGAATTCTACGAGAACGTCGGTCACTACTTCCAGGACGGTCCCACGCCGGTGACGCCGAGCAGCATTTACTTCGGCGGGAACGTCGCGGACTACGTCGTCGAGGACGTCGCGGAGTGGATACGCGATGTCGTCGACGGCGAGTCGGCCGTTCGCCGGTGACTCTCACGTCGATTGTTCTTCGAGCAATCGCCCGCCGGCGCGAGCAGTTTCGAACGAGAAAACCGAGTGCCCGCTCCCGTTACAGGTACGACGCGTCGTAGTCCTCGTCCGGTTTGTGCGTGTTGCCGCAGTTGCCGCACTTGATTCGCTCCATGTTGTCCATCGTCACGTCCGTCGAACCGCAGTTGGCGCAGTAGTAGCCGTACTTATCCGAACGGTCCGAATCCTCGAACGTCTGGACGAATGGTCCCTCGCTTCCAGCGATGAGGCCCTCGTCGAGGTACACCTCCTGGCCGTCCTCGGTCGTAACCGAGTCGGGGAGTTCGTCGACGTCGAAGGTGACCTCGGTTCCGCCGGCCTCGGTCGCCTGCGCGTCGTCGTCGGTCGCGGATTCCGACTCGGCATCGCCGCCTTCGGCGTACACGTACTCGACGCTGTCGCGGTCGCCGATTTCGGTCTGGCGTTCGTCGACCTGCGCGAAGTCGAACCGCTCGAAGAATCTGCCCTCCTCCGTGTTCGCGGCGAGCGCGACGGCCTGGGGGTCCTCGATGCCGCGGTCGCTCAACTCCGATTCGAGGCGCTCGAACAGCGCGGTGCCGACGCCCGCGCCGCGGCGTTCGGGGTCGACGTGGAGCCACCGAATCTCGCCCTCGTCGCCATCGACGGTGGCCTGGGCGTATCCCGCGACGACGCCGTCGAGTTCCGCGACGAACGCGATGACGTCGCCGTCCTCGAACCGCTCGCGGAGGTCGTCGGCCGCGAACTCCGCGTCGAGGATGGTTTCGATGTCCTGGGGGCTCAGCGCGTACGACGTGGTCATCGAACTCTCGACGAGTTCGCGGACTCGCTCCGCGTCGTCGGTTTCGGCGCGACGGAGTTCGGGGTCCGAATCGGCGTTTGTGCTCATCGTATCAGTCCTCCCGCCACTTGTAGACGTTCTCGTCGCCGCAGTTCGGACACTCCTCCGGGAGGCCGTCGTCGAGTTCGCCCATCTCCCCGCACTCGTCGCAGCGCCACATGATGTAGCCCTCGCCGAACTGCTGGCCCGGGTCGTGCTCCTGCTCGGAGTTTCGCAGGCTCTCCTCGTTGGTTTCGGCGGCCTGCTCGCTCTCGACGTCCGGACTGCCGACCTCGGCGCGGCCGTCCTCGTCGACGTGTTCGATGTCCTCGGTGGTCGCCACCTCGAAGCCCTCGTCGGTCATCCCCGCGATGACGCCGAGTTCGTTGCCTTCGGGGTCGTACACGACCGTGCCGGTTTCTATCGCGGTCGCCGAGTCGACCGCGGCGGAGTCTTCGGTCATGTGTCGAATTTAGGCGAGGCCACTGTTGACCCTGACGGCCAATCCCGGCGGTCGCGCGACCGCGACCGCCGCGGTCACCCTCACGTCACGACCGCGCGACGGACGTCGGGACGAGGGGGAGCGAGGAAATCGGCCGACCGGCGAGGCCGCTGGCGACGGGAAACGACGGTTCGCGGAAACGACCGACGCGGAAAAGGAGGCTCGAGGTCGGAAACGGCGACTACCGCTGGTCGATGGGCGTCCACTCGCGGCCCGTCTCGCCGACGTAGTTGCTCCGCGGGCGAATCAGGCGATTGTCTTCGAGTTGTTCGAGGGCGTGGGCGGTCCAACCGCCGACGCGCGAGATGGCGAAGATGGACGAGAACAGTTCGCGCGGAATGCCGATGCCGTGGAGCAGGACCGCGGTGTAGAACTCGACGTTGGTGTTGAGGTCGAGGCCGGGCTTGTGCTCTTCGAGGAGGTCGACGCCGGCCTGCTCGGCTTCCTTCGCGGAGTCGAAGAAGTCGCTGTTGCCGCTCTCCTGGTAGAACTCGCTGGCGGCGTCGGAGAGGACGGCCGCGCGCGGGTCTCGAACCTTGTAGACGCGGTGGCCGAATCCCATCAGGCGGTCGCCGGATTCGAGGGTGTCGCGGATGTACCCTCTGGGGTCGCCGGACTCGTGGATGTTCTGGAGCATCTCCAGGACCGGGCCGGGGGCGCCGCCGTGGAGCGGGCCCTTCAGCGCGCCGACGGCGCCGGTGACTCCCGAGATGACGTCCGACTCGGTGGAGACGATGACCCGAGCCGTGAACGTCGAGGCGTTCAGTCCGTGGTCGACGACCGCGTTGAGGTAGGTCTGGAGGCCGCGGACCTCGTCGGATTCGGGTTCCTCGCCCTTGAGCATGTAGAGGAAGTTGGCGGCGTGCGAGAGGTCCTCGCGGGGTTCGACGGGTTCCTCGCCGTTCCGGTAGCGCCAGAAGGCGGCGACGATGGTGGGCATCTGGGCGACCGCGAGCCGCGAGTCGAGCGTCGGGTCCTCCTCCTCGCCGTCCTCGCGGCCGAGGCTGGCGGCCGAGATGCCCATCCGGAGCGCGTCCATCGAGTCGGCGCCCGCCTCGGCGGCGGCCTTCACCGTCGCCATCGTCTCGTCGCGGATCGAGCGTCGGGAGCTGAGTTCGTCCTCGAACGATTCGAGTTCGTCGGCTGTCGGCAGACGGTCGTTGTAGAGCAGATACAGCGTCTCCTCGTAGCTCGCGTTCGGTGCCAGCTCCTCGACCGGAAACCCGCCGATGATGAGTTGCCCCTTCTGTCCGTCGATGCTGCTAAGTCGCGTTTCGGCGACAGTAATGCCTTCGAGACCCTTGTGGACAGTGTCGTCTCCCATGCCCTCTATTTTGTCGCGCGCCGTAAATAATACCTTTTATTTCCGGCAGAACTTCGACACCGGCGGGCGGAATCGACCCCGCGGCCGAGAACTTCGAGCGTCGCGCCGAGGAAAGTGTAAGAACTGGAAGGATGTCGAAAAATCGTGGACTTTCGCCCGTCGAACTGTCCGATGGGGTAGTTCGTCTCGTTCGGGCGCAACGATGTTGCCCGTCGCTGGTCGCGTCGTCCCGAGAGAAAGCGCCGAGAGGGAGATTTGAACTCCCGAGTCCGAAAGGACAGTAGATTTCGAATCTACCGCCTTGGCCAGGCTAGGCTATCTCGGCTCACCTCAATGTACCGCCCTCTACGACTTAGTGGTTTCGATTCGGACATGACTGTTCAGCCGACCGTCACCTTCAAGCGAGTGGCGTGCACGCGGTAGTCCATGGACGTTACCGAGGCGAGCGAGCAGTGTGAGTCCGTCCTGGACGCGATCGGCGGCGCGGTCATCGCCGACCGCGAGTTTCTCGAAACCGTACTTCTCGGCGTGCTGGCGAGCGGCCACGTCTTGCTGGAGGACGTGCCCGGCACCGGCAAGACCCTCACCGCGCGGAGTTACGCCGCCGCGCTCGGTCTGTCGTTCTCGCGGGTGCAGTTCACGCCCGACCTCCTCCCCGCGGACGTGACCGGCACCCACGTGTTCAACGAACAGGACCGCGAGTTCGAGTTCAACGAGGGGCCCATCTTCGCGAACGTCGTCCTCGCGGACGAGATCAACCGTGCGCCGCCGAAGACCCAGGCTGCCCTTCTAGAGGCGATGGAGGAAGGTCAGGTCACCATCGACGGCGAAACCCGCCCGCTCCCCAAGCCGTTCTTCGTCATCGCGACCCAGAACCCCGTCGAGCAGGAGGGCACCTTCCCGCTCCCCGAAGCCCAGATCGACCGCTTCGCCGTCAAGTCGAGCATCGGCTATCCCGACGTCGACGGCGAGTACGAACTCCTGCGCCGCCGGGCGGGACGTCACGAGCAGAGCCCCTCGGTCGGCACCGTGCTGGACGAACAACGCGTGACCGACCTCCGCGAGGTCCCCGAGACGGTCCGGGTCGACGACGACCTGCTGGAGTACATGGCCAACGTCACGCGCGCGACCCGCGAGGACCGCCGGGTGCAGGTCGGCGTCTCGCCGCGGGGCACCCAGCGACTGTTCGAGGCCACCCGCGCCCGGGCGGTGCTTTCGGGCCGCGAGTTCGTCACCCCCGACGACGTGAAACGGGTCGCCCAACCCGTCCTCGCCCACCGACTCGTGTTGACCCCCGACGCCCAGGTGAACAACGTCGCGAAGTCCTCCATCGTCCAGCGCGTCCTGGACGAAGTGGAAGTGCCGACGGTGGAGTGAGCGTCCGCATCGCCGACCGACCCCGCGAGGAGGACTTCGACGCGGCCTCCCCGCGACCGGTGACGATTCGAAAACGAGAAGGTCGTCGGTCGGAGTTTCTCGGTCGTTCCATGAGCGCGAGTTCCGAACGTGGGGTGAAGACGATGCTGTTGGGAATCCACCTGACCTTGCTCGGGTTCGTCGTCACCGCCAGCACTTCCATCGACGTCCTGTCCCCGCTCGTTGGCAACACGTTGATCGTCGCGGGCGTGCTCTCGTCGCTGTCCGGCTTTTCGGCCGGAAGAGGCGCGTAGCGACTCCGGTCGTCCCCGACTCGAAGCCGGTTCCGGACGGACTCGGTCGCGGCTTCGTCGCCCGTCTAGCGGTCGCGTTCCCGCCCGCAACGAGGCGTTGTCCCGCGAGACCGCTCGTGGCCGGTCGGTAAGTCGCCGTGGTTTTCGTCCGGACGACCGGAGTCGCGGTGTTACCCCGATGAACGGAATCGACCATTGATGTTCGATTGACGACAAGGATAGGGTCGTTGCGACGAGCGCGGAACCCCGAACCTGCGGTGCGACCGAAAGGAAACTGACATGGGTACTAACGACGCGGAACCGAACGAAACGAAGCGGAACGGACACCGAGACGTCCGAGCGCGGCGACGCGGCGGCGACGCGTCCCGGGCCGAACCGCCCGCGGAGTCGGCGTCGTCGGGCGAAGCGAACCGACGGCGGCGCGCCGCCGTCGGCGACGGCGATGTCGGCGCCGACTTCCCGACCATCGCGACGTTCGAGGTCTGGCACGACCGCGACGGGCGACTCCACGGACTGCTGGAGGTCGGCGACCTGGACCGGTCGCGTTACCGAATCGAGGAGGCGGTCGTCGTCCTTTCGGCGGGCGGCGACGAGCGCGGCCGAATCGAGAGCGGCGACGACTGGCAGTCGTGGTACGACCGGACCGACGACGTGGCGACCCGGTGGACGGAGCACCTGGTCGTCGAACTCGAAACCGACGCGGTCGGCCGGCCGCCGGACGCCGACGGCTACTGCTCGGTGCGAATCGCCGACGCGGAGACCGGGCGAACCGAGCGCTACGTCCGCCGTCGACGCGCGCCGCCCGAGCGGTACTCGGTCGAGGAGGCCCCGACGGGTTCGGACGAATCGAATCGCCGGTCGCCTGAGTCGGGCGAATCGAACCGTCGCCCGTCGTAGTCGACCAGAACACGGTCGACGCGAAGTCGGAGGGGGACCGCGAAACCGGGTGTCAGCGCCGCCCGGGTCGCGTCCGGCGTCTCGGGCGCGCTACCCCGGAAATTTCACTTCCACCGCGCTTGGCTCGCTTTTATATCAGTTCCGATACCATCCGTGGGCATGGACGCCGAGGAAGCGGAGGACGCACGGGACTCCGAAGCCAACTCCGAGCCATCCGCCGACGCGGAGGACGCCGAGTCCCGCCGAACGCTCCGAAAACTCGAAGAACTCGACCCGAACGCCGAGGACGAAGCCCGGAAGGTCGAACGCCAGTTGCGCCGCATCCGCCGCGAGATGCGCGGATAACCTAATTTCTCAGCGCCGAGGTCAACACCACCGCCGCCAGTAGCAGGAAGACCAGCGCCGTCACCGGTTGGCCGCCCGCCCCGACCAGGTAGATGGCGTAGCCGAACCCGCCGGCGCCGACGCCGACCAGCGTGCTCCCCGCGGCGTGCATCACCTCCAGTCGCGTCGTGTCGGCCTCCCGGCCGAGTTGCTCGCCGACGTTGATGGCCTGCTCGCCGAGGTCCCACGCTAGCACGGTGGCGATGACGCCCGGCAGAACCAGGTAGACCGAGGGCGCGACGAGGCCGCCGACCGCCGACCCGACCAGGAGCGCGGTCGCGCCGAGCGTGACCGCTCGGCGCGACCCCCGGAGCGCGCCCGCGGCGAGCGCCAGGAAGCCGGGGCCGGCGACGGCGAGGCCGACGGTGCTGGCGAATCCGGCCGCGGCGGCCGCGAGGGCGGCCGCCGTGGCCGCGAGCGCCGCCGAGAGGTAAGCGGGCGAGCGGTCGATTTCGCCGACGGAGCGGCTCACGCCCGCCACCTCCGGGTGGTTCGGGCGAGCGCGTTCTCGAGGGTGTCCTCGGGCGACCAGTCGACGACGCGGACGCCCGACTCGCGCAGGTCGGCGATTCGCTGGCGGCGCCGGACCCGGGCGAACCGCCGGCCGACGGTGTCGGTCGCGGTCGGGTCGGGGCTGAACACCGTCACGAGGTGGCCGTAGGCGTCGAGGCGCCGGACCACCCCGGGGGCGTAGTCGTCGCACAGCGGCGAGAAGAACACGACCTGCGCCGACGGCGGGAGGTGCCTGCGGAGCCACTTCAGCCGGGTCGTCGGATAGAACAGGCCGTCGGATGGGACCGCCGAGAACGCCGGGTGGGTCGCCAGCAGTTCCCGGGCGCGAATCCGGTGGTCGTGGCCTGACCCCGGCGAGAGCCAGCAGGTCTCCGGTCCGAACGTCGCGAGGCCGACCCGGTCGCCCGACTCCAGCAGGGTCGTCAGCGTCTTGCCGGCGGCGTCGACGGCGTGCTGGACCGCGTTGCGCCGACCCTCGCCGGGCGCGAGGTAGGCGTCCTCGCGGGTGTCGACCACCAGCACCACGCTGGCGGCCCGCTCCTCGCGGAAGTCGACCGTGGTCAGTTCGCCCGTGCGCGCGAGGCGGTTCCAGTCGACCCGCGAGAGCGGGTCGCCGCGCTGGTACTCGCGGGTGGCGTGGAACTCCACGCCCGACCCGCCGACGTCGGTCGAGACGCGCCCGGTGTACTGGGTGGTCTGGGCGCGCAGGGGGACGTCGACGGTGGTCCCGAGTTTGGGCACGCAGGTCAGCGCGGTGTCGGCCTCGACGGTGGTTTCGACCTCGATGGCCCCGCTGAAGTCCCGGGCGACCGCGAGCACCGGGTCGAACTCGTGTTCGCCCCGCTCGGCCTCGACGGTGTAGTCGAGGTGCGCCGACTTGCCGGGCCGGAGCGCGGTGCCGAGTCGCGG comes from the Halorussus vallis genome and includes:
- a CDS encoding DUF58 domain-containing protein, which encodes MTRVRETNRWRGVSAVALLTGGLGVLLSNPVVLLSGVVGVAFAAYARTAGAPAVELDVTREVSDDEPQPGDEIRVRLTVENVGDGTLADLRIVDGVPESLAVTDGSPRLGTALRPGKSAHLDYTVEAERGEHEFDPVLAVARDFSGAIEVETTVEADTALTCVPKLGTTVDVPLRAQTTQYTGRVSTDVGGSGVEFHATREYQRGDPLSRVDWNRLARTGELTTVDFREERAASVVLVVDTREDAYLAPGEGRRNAVQHAVDAAGKTLTTLLESGDRVGLATFGPETCWLSPGSGHDHRIRARELLATHPAFSAVPSDGLFYPTTRLKWLRRHLPPSAQVVFFSPLCDDYAPGVVRRLDAYGHLVTVFSPDPTATDTVGRRFARVRRRQRIADLRESGVRVVDWSPEDTLENALARTTRRWRA